The Apium graveolens cultivar Ventura chromosome 6, ASM990537v1, whole genome shotgun sequence genome contains a region encoding:
- the LOC141664087 gene encoding uncharacterized protein LOC141664087 isoform X1, translating to MVKKLNLGYEKIHACENDCMLFYGVDKDLENCKNCELSRYKDATNGGSDTIPRKILRYFKITPHLQRLYMSTHTVQYMKYSKNRIVTEGVLSHPADGEEWKEFDKNYPNFVADIRNVRLGLVTDGFPPYSNATSTVYSVWPVVLLVYNLPHTMSMKDPYMFMTLLVPGPNDPGRNLNVYLRPLIDELISLWQVGVQTYDASTKNNFMMRAALLWTISDFPGLGMVSRWSTHGKMACHVCMGEVKAKQLPHSKKSSFYGLHMGFLDKRRRSRRKGQIVHNMCAGITFPPPGKPHSKERADGFGDSHNWTHITSFFDLPYWDSLRLRHCIDVMHTEKNVFNNIFLTILCSAKTKDTTRSREDLKAMGIMQELWMNGTSSEIS from the coding sequence ATGGTCAAGAAGTTGAACTTGGGATACGAAAAAATACATGCATgtgagaatgattgtatgttgtTCTACGGTGTTGATAAAGATTTGGAAAACTGTAAGAACTGTGAGTTAAGCCGATACAAAGATGCAACTAATGGCGGGAGTGATACCATTCCGAGGAAGATCTTAAGATATTTTAAGATCACTCCTCATCTACAGCGTTTGTACATGTCTACCCATACAGTCCAATATATGAAGTATAGCAAGAACAGAATTGTGACTGAAGGGGTTCTTAGTCACCCTGCAGATGGAGAAGAATGGAAAGAATTTGACAAGAACTATCCAAATTTTGTAGCGGATATTCGTAATGTAAGGCTTGGTCTTGTAACTGATGGATTTCCCCCATACAGTAATGCTACTTCTACTGTATACTCAGTATGGCCTGTAGTACTACTTGTGTATAACCTTCCGCATACGATGTCCATGAAGGATCCATACATGTTCATGACACTACTAGTACCCGGGCCGAATGATCCTGGGAGGAATCTGAATGTCTATCTGAGGCCGTTGATTGATGAGCTTATTAGTTTATGGCAGGTTGGTGTGCAAACATATGATGCTTCTACGAAGAACAATTTCATGATGCGGGCAGCCTTGTTATGGACTATCAGTGACTTTCCCGGGTTGGGTATGGTTAGCAGATGGTCAACCCACGGAAAGATGGCTTGTCATGTGTGTATGGGTGAAGTTAAAGCTAAGCAACTACCACACAGCAAGAAGTCCAGCTTTTATGGGTTACATATGGGGTTTCTGGACAAACGCCGAAGAAGTCGACGAAAAGGTCAAATTGTCCATAACATGTGTGCGGGAATCACATTTCCACCACCAGGGAAACCACATAGCAAAGAAAGGGCAGATGGCTTTGGGGATTCACACAATTGGACACATATTACTAGCTTCTTTGATCTACCATATTGGGATTCATTGCGTCTACGTCATTGTATCGATGTTATGCACACGGAGAAAAATGTGTTTAACAACATATTTCTTACTATTTTATGTAGTGCCAAAACGAAGGATACCACAAGATCAAGAGAAGATTTGAAGGCAATGGGCATCATGCAAGAGTTATGGATGAATGGTACATCATCCGAGATCAGCTGA
- the LOC141664087 gene encoding uncharacterized protein LOC141664087 isoform X3, with translation MNINIRCALCTRTSSTLSTLPLGENSSTLSSLTLTDKVFELDSNCGSRSGLFLLYFHGAVLVKKLSAKEPSALGLHSYYKQYYLCLAAAALTIKCILVMMARRTTTGGRVQVEGV, from the exons ATGAACATAAACATTAGATGTGCCCTGTGTACTCGTACCTCCTCAACCTTATCCACTCTCCCCTTGGGGGAGAATTCCTCAACCTTATCCAGTCTCACCTTGACGGATAAG GTATTTGAACTGGATTCGAATTGTGGCTCTCGAAGTGGTTTGTTTCTTCTGTATTTTCAC GGTGCGGTGTTGGTAAAAAAATTATCTGCGAAGGAGCCCTCTGCACTTGGCTTACATAGTTATTACAAGCAATATTATCTATGTTTGGCCGCAGCTGCTCTAACTATTAAATG TATTTTAGTGATGATGGCTAGGAGGACAACTACAGGTGGTAGGGTGCAGGTGGAAGGGGTGTAG
- the LOC141664087 gene encoding uncharacterized protein LOC141664087 isoform X2 produces MNINIRCALCTRTSSTLSTLPLGENSSTLSSLTLTDKVFELDSNCGSRSGLFLLYFHGAVLVKKLSAKEPSALGLHSYYKQYYLCLAAAALTIKCMFEEEVRSRHTLILSDTEMDTMLKAHFATWFQNKV; encoded by the exons ATGAACATAAACATTAGATGTGCCCTGTGTACTCGTACCTCCTCAACCTTATCCACTCTCCCCTTGGGGGAGAATTCCTCAACCTTATCCAGTCTCACCTTGACGGATAAG GTATTTGAACTGGATTCGAATTGTGGCTCTCGAAGTGGTTTGTTTCTTCTGTATTTTCAC GGTGCGGTGTTGGTAAAAAAATTATCTGCGAAGGAGCCCTCTGCACTTGGCTTACATAGTTATTACAAGCAATATTATCTATGTTTGGCCGCAGCTGCTCTAACTATTAAATG TATGTTCGAAGAAGAGGTTCGTAGTCGTCATACATTGATATTGAGTGATACTGAGATGGATACAATGCTAAAGGCACATTTCGCAACATGGTTTCAAAATAAG GTATAA